GTCGCCCTGGCCAGTTCCGGCCGCCATCTCCGCACGGTGGGCGGCGTCGACGAGTTCGGCCCGCGATCGGGGGAGATCGAACGCGTCGGCCGCGGCGATCGCCGTCGCCAGCGTCGCCGCCCCGCTGGCCCCGAACCCGTGGCCCAGCGGTACCTCCGGGCGCACGTCGACCGACGCAGTCACCCCGAGATCCGAACATAGCCCCTCGACCGGCTCGAAGGGGGCCGGTTCCCCTTCGACGGTAACCGAGATCGTGTCGGCCGGTTCGAGTTCGACGACGACACCGTCCCGGATCGCGAAGCTCGCACCCCTGGAGGCGCCGCCCTCCGCGGGTGGCGGGGCAAAGAGTCCGGTGACACTTCCCGGGGCGAACGCTCGGATGACCATACTCGGAGGTCACTCCGGATCACACTTCAACACTCGCGTTGCGAGGGCGGGCAGCAGTTCGGTGACGTCCTCGCGAAACGTGTACGTCGCCCGCGATGCGTACCGGGTTCGCTCGAAATTAATGATCGCGAGTACGCCGTCCCGCTGGTAGCTCGGCAACGACGCGGCCGGATCCACCTGGAGCGAGGAGCCAGCGGCGACGATCACGTCGCTGTCTTCCGCCAGCCGACGGGCACGTCCGAGAACGTCTTTGGGCAGTAGTTCGCCGAACAGCACGACGTCCGGCTTATACACCCCGCCACACTCCCCGCAGGTCGGCGGGTTCTCCCCCGACCGGATCCGGTCGTGGATCGCTTGGGCGGGCTTTCGCCGACCACACCGGTGACACACAACGCGTTCGGCGTTGCCGTGCAACTCCAGTACCGTCCCGGTTCCAGCGGCAGTGTGTAATCCGTCGGTGTTCTGAGTGACGACGGCGTCGAGGATTCCGGCGTTTTCGAGGTCCGCGAGCGCCTCGTGTGCCGGATTCGGTTCGATGTCGTCGGGCCGCAATAGCTCGTTCAGCTCCAGCCGATCCTCCCAGAACCCTTCGGGATCCCGTTCGAAGCGAGTGACGTGGAAATCCGCCTCCGAGAACTCCTCCCCCCAGATCCCGTCCTCGCCCCGGAACGTCGGGATCCCCGAGGCCGCCGACAGCCCTGCTCCGGTGAGCGCGATGGCGGTGTCGGCCTCCCGGAGGTCTCTAGCGAGCGCCTCGAGATCGTCGCTCCGTTCCATATTTTCGGTAGGGGCCGAAGCGTATTGAGCATCCGGGCGACGTCAGTCGTCCCCGCCTCCGACTGCTTCGGTAAAGGAGTCGAACCGGTCGCGGATGTCCGGTCCTTCCGACTCGCCGGGGAGGATGTCGCCCAGCGCCGCCCCGAAGGCGGCGGCCGTCCAGATGACGGAAATCCGGGCGAACGCAACGCCGGGATCCTCCCACCCCTCGACCCGGCCCCACATCGTCATGAGTGTCGTCGCCGTGATGAACGAGACGGCCAGTACACCGAGGAGCCGGCGGGGAACGATGCCGAGGATTCGCTGGACGTCGACGTCCCGGAAGTCGGCGTAGTACATCAGCCCGGCCGACAGGAGAACGATGAACGCCACGTTCGCGAGGAGGAACACCGGGACACCGCCGACAGTCACCGCGAGGAAGTGATCGCCGATGTCGTAGACACCGTCCTCGACCAGAAGCGGCAGCGAGATCAGGATGCTACCGACGAACGACTCCGCGATGTCCCGGGTCGTGTACTTGCTCACTCGCCGGGTGAACGCCCGGCTACCCGGCATCCGCTCGACGAGATCGATCGTCTGGCGGACCTTCCGCTGCTCGTGCTCGGCGTCGACGGTCTCTTCGAGCGCTGCAAGCTCCGTGAGGAGATCCGACACGTCCGGGTTCTCTCGGTCGATCTCGTGTCGGTTCCTTCCCCGTTCGATTTCGGGATCGGTTCGCGACCGGGCCGGCGGATCATCCGCTCTGGGATCGGGTTCGTCGGTCATCGACCGAACGGTACGCGGACGCCCGGCGAAAAACTCCCGGCTACGTTTCGGAATCGGGACGGTCAAGCAGCTCGCTTACGTCCGTCCCGGTCGACTCGCCGGGGAGGATGTCGCCCAGCGCCGCCCCGAAGGCGGCCGCCGCCCAGATGACCGTGACCCGTCCGACGGTCTCGAAGGAGGTCGGATCCTCGGCGGCGAGGCGGCCCCACATGTACATCATCAGCGTCGCCGTCAGTAGCGAGATCGCGAGGACGCCGATCAGCCGACGTGGGATGATGCCGAACACCGGGCGATGGATCTGGACGTCACGGAAGTCGGTGTAGTACAACATTCCGGCAGTGAGAACGACGACGAACACGACGTTCGCGATGAAGAACGGCGGGACCGAGGCGATTGTGACGGACGTGAGATAGTCGGCGATCTCGAAAACGCCGTCCTCGACCAGAAGCGGCAGGGAAAACAGGACTGCCCCGACGAACGCCTCCGCCATGTCCCGGGTCGTGTACTTGCTCACTCGCCGGGTGAACGCCCGGCTACCGGGCATTCGCTCGACGAGGGCGATCGTTTGACGCACCTTGCGTCGTTCGTGGTCGTCGTCGACGGTGGTCTCCAGCCGCTCGAGTTTCGCAATCAGGTCGTCGATATTTGGATCGTCCGGACCCGCGTTTCCCGAACTCTCAGTGTGAGGTGTTCCCATTTCGGAGTCGTTCGGTTCCGTCATGTTCCAAACGACAACGGACTGGATATAAATGTGTGCCGTCGGCCCACACACTGGCCGTAGTTGAGAAGAGTTAAATCGAAGGCAGCAATACGTGCGGTTGCACGCTCGCTTGGTGTAGCCCGGCCAATCATATCGGCCTTTCGAGCCGATGACAGGGGTTCAAATCCCCTAGCGAGCACTCTTCTGAGGAACGAAGTGACGAGAGAAGTGCATAGCGAGAGCGGGTCACCTTTTCAGTGATCCACACCCGCCACGTCGCCCCTTTTTCAGTGAACGACGACGTCGAGTGTGCGGGACCGGGGCCCATCACACTCCACCAGCAGGATCGCCTGCCACGTCCCCAGGTCCGGCTCGCCGTCACGAACTGGAACCGTAACGCTCTCACTCAAAAGGAGCGCCCGGAGATGGGAGTCGGCGTTGTCGTCGATCCGGTCGTGTTCCCACCCCTCGTCGGGAACGAGCTCCGAGAGAAACGTCTCCACGTCCCCGAGGAGCCGCTCTTCGGGCTCGTTGACGACGAGGCCGGCGGTGGTGTGGCGAACGAACACGGTGGCGACGCCGTCTGCGGACGGCGGGAGAACGTCCGTCACCTGCTCTGTCACGTCGTGAACCGCAGTTCCGGTCTCGGTATCGACGGTGAAACGCATCTCGATCGGAGTTTGCCGGGCACAGTATAAAAGGTACCCCGGAAATGACGAACTCCCCGGCAGCAACCCGAAACGTTCTTTTCGACGACAGAGTTAATACGTAGAAACCTATCTAATACAATAGATAATCTTTATGAAATCAACACAGAAGCCACAGCTAGATCTGCAGTTTTCGACGACGCCGGTTTCCTCCCGACGGCAGCAACAGACCTTCGGACCGTCAGCTACGTGCGTGGCGTCTACAGGAACGGAACTCTCCCTGGACGCGACGTTCGCGACGTTGAGCAACCGACGGCGCCGCGATGTGCTCCGATACCTGAAGGGGAATCCGGGCGAGTCGAGCGTCCGGACGCTCACCGAGCGGATCGCCGCCTGGGAGAATGACGTCGACCCCTCCGAAGTGTCCTATCGACAACGGAAACGGGTGTACACGTCACTCCACCAGACGCATCTCCCGAAACTGGCGGACGGCGGATTTATCGAGTACGAACCTCACAGGGGTCGGGTCGCCTTGACGCCCGCCGCAGCCGAACTGGACGTCTATCTCGAGACGGTCGGGAAACACGAACTTCCCTGGAGCGAATACTACCTCGGACTCGGCGCCGTCTCGCTTGCGGCGACCGTCGCCCTCGCCCTCGGCGTCCTTCCGGCGGGGATTATCACCGGAACGACGCTTTCGGCCGTCGTGGGCCTCGTGCTGTTCGTTTCGGCACTCGTGCACGTTGTTTCGAGCCGGCGGATGCGACTCGAAGACGACACATCCCCTCGGTGAAGACGAGACCGGACAACAAGGAAGCGCAAACTAGAGCCGATCGAACACTGTCTCGCCCTGTTTTGCGGTGTAAAACGTCGCTGCGATCGCGATCAGCGCGAGCGCGACGAGCGCCCACGTCCCCGGCGCGACCGCCGCGAATCCGGGAACACCGAGCGCGGCGGAGAGCGTCAAGAGGATTCCGAGAACCGCGAGCCCCAGATACAACTCGTTCCGTGAGAGGCCGTATCGGGGCACCACTTCGAGATAGACGGTTACCTGATCGGCCTGATCCGTGAGATCGACGGTCTTTTCATCGGTGTCGTAGTCGACGATTCCGAGATCGTCGAGCTTCGGGAGATGCGTCTGGTGGAGGGACACGTACACGCTCTGCCGGAGGTTCCCCGGCGGCGGACGCTCTCCCGTTTCCATCGCCGCGACGTGTTCGGCCAGGTCGCTCACGCTCGTCGGTTCCGAACGCTCCGAGAGTCGCTCGAGTGCGAGGCGGCGTCGCTCGTTTCGGAGCACGTCGTGGATCTCGGTCTCCGCGAGATTGCCCGCGTCGGCCCCTTCCCGGGCAGTCGATCCGGACGCGGTCGCCCCCTCCGTCTCGGTCGCCCCCTTCGCCGACGGTTCGGCACCCCCCGTTGTCATACACAACAGTCGTCACGCTGCTGATATCAATCCTGCGCTGTTGACGGCTGGCAGGGCCAGCCGGCAACTCATGCGAGCCAGTCGTCCGGCTTCGTGTCGTAATCGACGTCGTTTGCCGCCAACTGGTCGAACAAGTCGTCGTCGAGTTCGTGCTCCTCGAACTCGTCGCCGTCGTATCGGATCCGGACGCCGACCTCGGTCCCCTCCGGCTCCTGCGAGCGCCGCCTGGCGACCTCGATCTCGCGGTCGTCGTACTCGACCCGGATCGTCGCGAGGTTCACCGGCCGCCCCCACAGCCGGAAGACGCGTTCGAGCGTCGCGCGTGCCTGCTGCTCGTCGATCGCAACCCCGTTGTACTGGTGACCCAACAGCAGTTCACCCGCGTTGTCGAAGTTGCCGTCGTAGACGGCGATCGTCGGCTTCCCGAAGTTGGTGAACCGCAACAGCAGCTTCTTTTTCACGTCCGCGGCGTCGGTCGACGCGACCCGATACTCCTGGGCAGTCCGGGAGTACTCGTAGGTGAAGTAGTCGTACTCGTCGACGAACTCCTGTGTGAGGAACTCGTCGATGAACGTCACGTCGTTGTGGCTCTCCCGCACTTCGAAGAGGCGATCCCAGCCGGCGGAGTAGGGGACGTCCGCGATCGCCTCCTCGATGCTCCCGTAGCGCTCGTCGTCGAAGAGATACCGCGCACGCCGCTCGAGTTGCGATCGGCTCACCCGTTCCAGAACGCCGTAGTTGTGCGGTTTGACGAGGGAGTAGTGACGCTCTGCGAGTCCCTCGTAGGTGAGCAGTTTCCAAGGATATCGATCGGCGTCGACGGCTTCCTCGTCGTCGGGAGAGATTCCCCCGTCGCGGGTCCGTCTGGCGGCCTCAAGCGCCGGCGCGTCCACCCGCGGATCGTCGGGATCCAGCCGGTCGAGCGTCTCGAAGCCGACGTTCGCGACGGTCTCGTCGGGTTCGAGGAGGTCACGGACGTACCCCAGATCGACCGTCTCCTCGAAGTTCCGCCAGGTGACGCCCTCGACCCGGAGCAGTCGCTCCAGGACTTCGCGCCGGTTGGTGCGGTTTTCGACGTACTCCCACAGCTCCCGGCCGAGTTTGTAAGGGTTCAGCCCGGGCGAGGCGAGCACCCGCGACATGTGGTCGGCGTAGGTGAGGAACTCGTCCGTGCCGGCGAACTGCTCGTCTGCCATCATC
The Halalkaliarchaeum desulfuricum DNA segment above includes these coding regions:
- a CDS encoding secondary thiamine-phosphate synthase enzyme YjbQ → MRFTVDTETGTAVHDVTEQVTDVLPPSADGVATVFVRHTTAGLVVNEPEERLLGDVETFLSELVPDEGWEHDRIDDNADSHLRALLLSESVTVPVRDGEPDLGTWQAILLVECDGPRSRTLDVVVH
- a CDS encoding DUF2391 domain-containing protein; this translates as MTDEPDPRADDPPARSRTDPEIERGRNRHEIDRENPDVSDLLTELAALEETVDAEHEQRKVRQTIDLVERMPGSRAFTRRVSKYTTRDIAESFVGSILISLPLLVEDGVYDIGDHFLAVTVGGVPVFLLANVAFIVLLSAGLMYYADFRDVDVQRILGIVPRRLLGVLAVSFITATTLMTMWGRVEGWEDPGVAFARISVIWTAAAFGAALGDILPGESEGPDIRDRFDSFTEAVGGGDD
- a CDS encoding DUF2391 family protein, whose product is MTEPNDSEMGTPHTESSGNAGPDDPNIDDLIAKLERLETTVDDDHERRKVRQTIALVERMPGSRAFTRRVSKYTTRDMAEAFVGAVLFSLPLLVEDGVFEIADYLTSVTIASVPPFFIANVVFVVVLTAGMLYYTDFRDVQIHRPVFGIIPRRLIGVLAISLLTATLMMYMWGRLAAEDPTSFETVGRVTVIWAAAAFGAALGDILPGESTGTDVSELLDRPDSET
- a CDS encoding SpoVR family protein yields the protein MSNAYRDERLLAKREATQLSRPVREARNLARKLGLDPYPVNYWVVDHEEMNHLIAYDGFQRRYPHWRWGMKYDRQRKRDQHGLGKAFEIVNNDDPANAFLQESNSLADQKAVITHVEAHADFFRNNEWYRLYADRGEEGPAAAAMLSRHADAIEEYMEDPEIPRDDVERFIDAVSCLEDTIDQYRPLSGDPDDGSGGGPSGDGVSGGDESDGAEDGRREEFADLEISTEVREAVFDEEWLDAESEGTPSEPRRDVLGYLLARGKQYDEDEGKAVERPEWQTDVLSMLREEAYYFAPQKMTKVANEGWASYWESLMMADEQFAGTDEFLTYADHMSRVLASPGLNPYKLGRELWEYVENRTNRREVLERLLRVEGVTWRNFEETVDLGYVRDLLEPDETVANVGFETLDRLDPDDPRVDAPALEAARRTRDGGISPDDEEAVDADRYPWKLLTYEGLAERHYSLVKPHNYGVLERVSRSQLERRARYLFDDERYGSIEEAIADVPYSAGWDRLFEVRESHNDVTFIDEFLTQEFVDEYDYFTYEYSRTAQEYRVASTDAADVKKKLLLRFTNFGKPTIAVYDGNFDNAGELLLGHQYNGVAIDEQQARATLERVFRLWGRPVNLATIRVEYDDREIEVARRRSQEPEGTEVGVRIRYDGDEFEEHELDDDLFDQLAANDVDYDTKPDDWLA
- a CDS encoding DUF7344 domain-containing protein yields the protein MTTGGAEPSAKGATETEGATASGSTAREGADAGNLAETEIHDVLRNERRRLALERLSERSEPTSVSDLAEHVAAMETGERPPPGNLRQSVYVSLHQTHLPKLDDLGIVDYDTDEKTVDLTDQADQVTVYLEVVPRYGLSRNELYLGLAVLGILLTLSAALGVPGFAAVAPGTWALVALALIAIAATFYTAKQGETVFDRL
- a CDS encoding Sir2 family NAD-dependent protein deacetylase, with amino-acid sequence MERSDDLEALARDLREADTAIALTGAGLSAASGIPTFRGEDGIWGEEFSEADFHVTRFERDPEGFWEDRLELNELLRPDDIEPNPAHEALADLENAGILDAVVTQNTDGLHTAAGTGTVLELHGNAERVVCHRCGRRKPAQAIHDRIRSGENPPTCGECGGVYKPDVVLFGELLPKDVLGRARRLAEDSDVIVAAGSSLQVDPAASLPSYQRDGVLAIINFERTRYASRATYTFREDVTELLPALATRVLKCDPE
- a CDS encoding DUF7344 domain-containing protein; the encoded protein is MASTGTELSLDATFATLSNRRRRDVLRYLKGNPGESSVRTLTERIAAWENDVDPSEVSYRQRKRVYTSLHQTHLPKLADGGFIEYEPHRGRVALTPAAAELDVYLETVGKHELPWSEYYLGLGAVSLAATVALALGVLPAGIITGTTLSAVVGLVLFVSALVHVVSSRRMRLEDDTSPR